The following proteins are encoded in a genomic region of Cryptomeria japonica chromosome 11, Sugi_1.0, whole genome shotgun sequence:
- the LOC131038159 gene encoding E3 ubiquitin-protein ligase PUB23-like produces the protein MDSTEVEIPSYFSCPISMQLMTDPVTLCTGATYDRQSVEKWMFTLGNNTCPLTKQPLHNIELTPNHTLRRLIQHWCVLNSSSGVQRISTPRPPLDADRLNKLLLDMASFQVKALKKLRSLAGESESNRRLIASSAAPAALISVIESHSTENDEVGCCYDAAVACEEALGILYSLPLLDETLDSIATGKCLASLASVLKRGTSNARFHAAMLLQTLTRKGLERLVMNANGELIEGLLELLTEEVCHQATVAALEMLTAITSNSQHSRINAIEAGAVSVLIESLPDQTPEKKCNCERMLCLLNVLCGCAEGRAAVADHAMGIPAVSKKIMRVSDLATEKAFRILWLLCKLSLSKRVVDEMLQTGVVTKLCLLLHSECTVKTKRKVNEMFKLHRTYWKSASCFPSLNFQE, from the coding sequence ATGGATTCCACAGAGGTGGAAATTCCTTCGTATTTCTCGTGCCCCATATCCATGCAACTCATGACAGATCCTGTCACGCTCTGCACCGGTGCGACCTACGACAGGCAGAGCGTTGAGAAGTGGATGTTTACACTGGGGAACAACACCTGCCCTCTCACAAAGCAACCCCTTCACAACATTGAGCTCACACCCAACCACACGCTGCGACGCCTCATCCAACACTGGTGCGTCCTCAACTCCTCCTCTGGCGTCCAACGGATCTCCACTCCCCGGCCACCACTCGATGCAGATCGCCTCAATAAATTACTCCTAGACATGGCATCATTTCAAGTGAAGGCGTTGAAGAAGCTGAGATCTTTGGCTGGTGAGAGCGAGAGCAACAGGCGATTAATCGCTTCCTCTGCCGCACCGGCTGCCCTAATCTCTGTTATTGAAAGTCATTCCACAGAGAACGATGAAGTGGGTTGCTGTTACGATGCTGCAGTCGCCTGCGAGGAAGCATTGGGAATTCTTTATTCTCTTCCTTTGCTGGATGAGACGCTTGATTCGATCGCCACAGGCAAGTGTCTTGCCTCCCTGGCCTCCGTTCTCAAGAGAGGCACCTCCAACGCACGATTTCATGCCGCCATGCTGTTGCAGACGCTAACAAGGAAAGGCCTGGAGCGGCTTGTTATGAACGCCAACGGTGAGTTAATAGAAGGGCTGCTGGAGCTGTTGACTGAAGAGGTGTGCCACCAGGCTACAGTAGCTGCCCTTGAAATGCTCACAGCCATCACTTCCAACAGCCAGCACAGCAGAATAAACGCTATCGAGGCAGGGGCGGTGTCTGTGTTGATCGAATCTCTTCCTGATCAGACTCCCGAGAAAAAATGCAACTGTGAGAGGATGTTATGTCTTCTCAACGTGTTGTGCGGATGTGCAGAAGGAAGGGCCGCCGTGGCCGACCACGCCATGGGCATTCCTGCAGTctctaagaaaataatgagagtctCCGACTTGGCAACGGAAAAAGCCTTTCGGATTCTCTGGTTGCTTTGTAAATTATCTCTTTCGAAGCGAGTAGTTGATGAAATGTTGCAGACTGGTGTAGTCACCAAACTGTGCTTGCTCCTGCACAGCGAATGCACGGTGAAGACCAAACGTAAGGTAAATGAGATGTTCAAATTGCATCGTACATACTGGAAGAGCGCATCCTGCTTTCCCTCCTTAAATTTTCAGGAATAA